The Candidatus Zixiibacteriota bacterium genome segment AGCCCCTGTCAAGCCGAATTCTGCGTCGGGCGCCGACCGGCCCCGGTCCGGGCGCGGAGCACATCCACCATGGGAAAGACAAATCGATCCTCGGCCATTGCGCCGGCGGCGCCTTCTGTCGTATTTGAACCCGAGGAGGAACTGAGATGAAATCTGCGCTGGCGCTAATGTTATCCCTTGCCTTCATCTCGACCGCATCTGGCAAGGTTGTCACTCAAACGATCGAGTATCGGTCCGGCGACCGCACCTGCGAGGGGTATCTCGCCTACGACGATTCGACCGCCGGTCAGCGTCCCGGTGTGCTGGTCGTTCATCAGTGGATGGGGTTGACCGACTATGAGAAATCCCGCTGCGAACAACTGGCGCAACTTGGGTATGTTGCGTTCGCCGCGGACCTCTACGGCCAGGGCGTGCGTCCTGATTCGCCGCAGTCGGCCGGGGCACAGGCCGGACAGTTCAAGGGCGATCCGTCGCTGACCCGTCGGCACGTGGGCGCGGCGTTCGATTGGCTGACGCAACACGAACGTGTCGACCCAGCCAAAACTGCCGCGATCGGCTACTGTTTTGGCGGGTGGGTTTGTCTGGAATTGGCGCGGTCGGGCAAAGATGTCGCCGGCGTGGTCGGATTTCATACCGGTCTGGATGCGTCCAATCCCGATGACGCCCAGAACATCAAGGGGCGCGTGTTGATTCTCAATGGCGCTGATGATCCGCATGTCTCACCCGAATCGGTGGCGGCCTTCATCAAGGAGATGACGGACGCCG includes the following:
- a CDS encoding dienelactone hydrolase family protein, translated to MKSALALMLSLAFISTASGKVVTQTIEYRSGDRTCEGYLAYDDSTAGQRPGVLVVHQWMGLTDYEKSRCEQLAQLGYVAFAADLYGQGVRPDSPQSAGAQAGQFKGDPSLTRRHVGAAFDWLTQHERVDPAKTAAIGYCFGGWVCLELARSGKDVAGVVGFHTGLDASNPDDAQNIKGRVLILNGADDPHVSPESVAAFIKEMTDAGVKYEYVAYEDAVHAFTQPMAGDDKAKGAAYNEAADKRSWDAMKRFFVDLFK